One Williamsia phyllosphaerae genomic window, GACGCAGCTCTACGCTCTGACGGTGTTCTCCTGGCTGCGAACGGTTCTGGGCATGATCTCGACGAACGAGCCGTTGAAGACGGCCCCCCGGTTGTCGAGTGCACTGGCCGCGGCAGCGGCAGCAGGAGCGTTCGGCATCTTCTACAACTCGATCTGGCAGATGGCGTCGTACCTGCCGTCGTGGCGGCTGTTGCTGTTCACGTTCCTGGCCATCGTCATCCTGATGGGGTGGTTGGTGTTGAGCAACGGTCTGTGGGACCGGACCGCCCAAACCCGGTACGCCCAGGTCACTTTCCTGTACAACATGTCGACCCTGGCCACCCTGTTCGTCTGTGTGCTCACGCTGTACGTGACCCTGTTCGTGGCCATCCTCCTCGGCGGCACAGCGCTGATCGACCCGCAGTTCATGGAGCTGATACTCGGTCGGCCGGTCGGCTTCTCCGACTACGTCAACCTGGCGTGGCTCAGCTCGACCATGGGGGTGGTCGCCGGTGGAGTCGGCTCCAGCTTCGACTCCGAGACCGACCTACGCCGTCTGACCCACGGCCGTCGTGAGCGTGAACGGTTCGATCTCGAGGGATGAGGTCGGCTCAGTTCTCGGCGATGATCCGGGTTGCCACCTGCATGGCCCGGTCGATGGGAACCGAGAAGCCGATCCCGATGTTGCCCGAACGCTGACCACCGTAGGTGGCGATGGCGGTGTTGACGCCGACGACCTGACCGTCCAGATTGACCAACGGCCCACCGGAATTGCCGGGGTTGATCGAGGCGTCGGTCTGGATCATGCCGCCCGCCCCGACCGTGGTCTGGCGACGATCGACCGCGCTCACGATGCCCGCGGTGACCGTGCCGCTCAGCCCCAGCGGGGACCCGACGGCCAGTACCGATTCACCGGTCCGCAGCGGAACCCCCGTGCCGAGTTGCGCTGCCGCGGGAGCCGAACCGCGGATCTCGAGGACAGCGATGTCGGCGGCGGGATCACTCCCGACCACCCGTGCCGGCACCTGACGCCCCGTCGACAGACGCAGCGTCACCGACTCCTGCCCTTCGATCACGTGATGGTTGGTGATCACGTGACCCGCGGAGTCGATCGCGAACCCGGATCCGGCCGAACGGCCTGCGGTCACCTGCACCACGCTCGGCACGATCCGGCCGGCGGCGTACTCGGTGGCCCGCGGACCGGCGCCGGCGCCGGCGACAGCGGCTCGCGTCGAGTCGCCTGTGGGGCCGATGTCCGTCTGATCGAGAACGTAGGCCGTGCCGGTCCCCGCGAGCACGCTGAGCACCACGCACGTTGCGACCAGCGCGGTGCCGCGACGACGGCCGGCCCGGTGTGGTCTCGCGTCCTCGGTGGGCGCCTCGATCGCCGGTGGTGGCGACAGCGGGGCCGGTGGTCGGAATGCCGTCATGGGCACGGCGGGTCGGTGCCCCGTGGGCACCGGGGTCGGTGCGGTGGGATCGGGTGGGAGGAAGTCGGGTCGGTACCCGGGGGGACGTTTCTGGATCACTGCGGTCCTCGATCTGTGGGTGGGGTGGGCGGTCAGATCAACCGGGAGAACCAGCGCAGCGACATCGCCGCCGCGGCGAGCCCCAGGAGGAGTCCCGAGACCGCGAACCAGGTCGTGACCTCACGGATCTCGGTGCGATAGCCGATCGACGACCCGATGTCGCGGTAGACGTCCTCGAGTTCGCCGCTGCTCTGCGCCGTGTACGCCTGCCCGCCGGTGTCGTCGGCCAGTCGCTCGAGGGTCGTGGTGTCGACGGGTACCGGCACGTCGAACCCGCCGGTGTCGAGAACCCCGTCGGGGGTGCCGTAGGCGATCGTCGACACCTCCACCTCGGCGGCCACGCTCGCCAGCGCCGACTCTGCGGGACTACGGCCGACCGTGTTCGACCCGTCCGAGAGCAGGACTATCCGTCCCGGTACGACCTCGTCGGGCGTCGACTCGTCGTCGTCGTCGTCGTCGGTGTCGAGGCGCTGGTCGATGGAGGCGATGGCGTCGAGCGAGGAGAAGACCGCTTCGCCGACGGCCGTGGCGCTCGACACGCCCAGTGACCGCAGGCTCGCCTTGGCCGCCGTGCGGTCGGTGCTCGGCGGTGAGACGAGATCCGCGGTACCGGCGAACGCCACGACCCCCACGTTGAAGGTGGTCGGCAGGTCGTCGATGAAGTCCGATGCGGCGTCGATCGCCGCGGCCATCCGTGAGGGGGCGACGTCGGTGGCCTGCATGGACGCCGACGTGTCGATCGCCACCATCACGGTGGCGCGTTCACGGGGGATCGTGAAGGCGATCTCGGGTCGGGCGATCGCCATCGACAACGCGGCGAAGGCCAGAACGATTGCCGCGGTGGGGAGGTGGCGGCGCCACGCGGGTCGCCGCGGAACCACTTTGTCCAGCATCGGCAACGCGGCGAAACGCACCGCGTATCGGCGGCGCCGCCGGAGCATCACCACGTAGGCGACCGCAATGGCGACGACCGGGATGAGAAGGAGAAGCCCCAGGGGGCTGATGAAGGTCACGAGCGGTTCCACCTCTGGACGAATCGGGCGAGTTCGAGCAACCAGTCCTGGTCGGTTCGCAACACGACGTGTTGGCACCCGGTCGACCGCACCGCGGCCGTGGTGTCGGAGCGGAATCGTCGTGCGGCAGAGTCGAAGGCGTGCCGCGTGCGACGATCCGACGTCGATATCTCCCGTTGACGACCGGACTCGGGGTCGACGAGCACGAGATGACCGACATCGGGGAGCGACAGGTCGCGGGGGTCGATGATCTCCACGACCACCACCTGGTTCCGTACGGCCATGCGCCGCAGCGCCCGCTCCCACGCGAAGGGGCGGTCGATCGCCCCGTCGGCACCGAGCAGATCCGAGACGATGACGCGGAGCCCGGGACGCCGTGCGCGGCGGGACAGTTCATCGATCGCGGTGGTGAGGTCCACCTCGGC contains:
- a CDS encoding S1C family serine protease; translation: MIQKRPPGYRPDFLPPDPTAPTPVPTGHRPAVPMTAFRPPAPLSPPPAIEAPTEDARPHRAGRRRGTALVATCVVLSVLAGTGTAYVLDQTDIGPTGDSTRAAVAGAGAGPRATEYAAGRIVPSVVQVTAGRSAGSGFAIDSAGHVITNHHVIEGQESVTLRLSTGRQVPARVVGSDPAADIAVLEIRGSAPAAAQLGTGVPLRTGESVLAVGSPLGLSGTVTAGIVSAVDRRQTTVGAGGMIQTDASINPGNSGGPLVNLDGQVVGVNTAIATYGGQRSGNIGIGFSVPIDRAMQVATRIIAEN
- a CDS encoding VWA domain-containing protein, which gives rise to MTFISPLGLLLLIPVVAIAVAYVVMLRRRRRYAVRFAALPMLDKVVPRRPAWRRHLPTAAIVLAFAALSMAIARPEIAFTIPRERATVMVAIDTSASMQATDVAPSRMAAAIDAASDFIDDLPTTFNVGVVAFAGTADLVSPPSTDRTAAKASLRSLGVSSATAVGEAVFSSLDAIASIDQRLDTDDDDDDESTPDEVVPGRIVLLSDGSNTVGRSPAESALASVAAEVEVSTIAYGTPDGVLDTGGFDVPVPVDTTTLERLADDTGGQAYTAQSSGELEDVYRDIGSSIGYRTEIREVTTWFAVSGLLLGLAAAAMSLRWFSRLI